A region from the Rufibacter sp. DG15C genome encodes:
- a CDS encoding Pycsar system effector family protein codes for MAEKTEKQFSELDSPKVKRSKKGTETMFRITATNQMRLSDMADNKAHILLTINSIIVSIVVSLLLRKLGTEPNLLIPTICFLITCLVTIVSAILVTMPRITEGSFSREDIMNRKVNLLFFGNYHSMRYEDYEEGIKTMMNDSDFLYTSMIKDNYSLGLVLESKYRRLRFSYMFFMIGFIISVLTFVVAEVISTPL; via the coding sequence ATGGCAGAGAAAACAGAAAAACAGTTTTCTGAACTAGATTCCCCCAAAGTAAAACGGTCTAAAAAGGGCACCGAAACCATGTTCCGCATCACGGCCACCAACCAGATGCGCTTGAGTGACATGGCCGACAACAAGGCGCACATTCTCCTCACCATTAACTCCATCATTGTCTCCATTGTGGTGTCATTGCTGTTGCGCAAGCTGGGCACCGAGCCCAATTTGCTTATTCCCACCATCTGCTTTCTCATCACGTGCCTGGTAACTATTGTATCGGCTATTTTGGTGACTATGCCCAGAATCACTGAGGGCTCCTTCTCTAGAGAGGACATCATGAACAGAAAGGTGAATCTGCTGTTCTTCGGGAACTACCACAGCATGCGCTATGAGGACTATGAGGAAGGCATCAAGACCATGATGAACGACTCTGACTTTCTCTACACTAGTATGATCAAGGACAACTACAGCTTGGGTCTAGTGTTGGAAAGCAAATACCGCCGGCTACGTTTCTCCTACATGTTCTTCATGATCGGCTTTATCATCTCGGTACTCACTTTTGTAGTAGCCGAGGTGATCAGCACGCCGCTCTAG
- a CDS encoding gamma carbonic anhydrase family protein, translated as MPVILPVKGIMPTLGDACFIAPNATIVGDVQLGDQCTVWFNAVIRGDVHRIRIGNKTNIQDGAVIHCTYQKAPTTIGNNVSIGHNALVHGCTVEDNVLIGMGSIVMDKAVVQQHCIIAAGAVVLENTICESGHIYAGVPAKKVKALSPDQITGMAQTANNYVLYASWFQEGEEKQGI; from the coding sequence ATGCCAGTTATCTTACCTGTCAAAGGAATCATGCCCACCTTGGGCGATGCCTGTTTTATTGCCCCCAACGCTACCATTGTTGGAGACGTCCAACTAGGCGACCAATGCACTGTCTGGTTCAATGCTGTGATTAGAGGAGATGTGCACCGCATCCGCATCGGCAACAAGACCAACATCCAGGATGGAGCTGTCATTCATTGCACCTACCAGAAAGCGCCTACTACCATTGGCAACAACGTGAGCATAGGCCACAACGCGCTGGTGCACGGCTGTACGGTAGAGGACAACGTACTCATTGGAATGGGGTCTATTGTCATGGACAAAGCCGTAGTACAGCAGCACTGTATCATAGCCGCCGGGGCCGTGGTGTTGGAGAACACCATCTGCGAAAGCGGACACATCTACGCCGGTGTTCCCGCTAAAAAAGTGAAAGCCCTAAGCCCTGACCAAATCACAGGAATGGCGCAGACAGCTAATAACTATGTTTTGTACGCTAGCTGGTTTCAGGAAGGGGAGGAGAAGCAAGGGATTTGA
- a CDS encoding MBL fold metallo-hydrolase, with product MKFRFLGTGGAFDTDYGNSAAIVSFKGKSILLDCGFTVYPTLRQHELTRTIEYILITHLHNDHTGSLANVLLHCHFFNKNCRPVILYPDDDFRSELYEFLRLQLQKPEQYADFMPLSEMPGITAVDTFGQHAENYQTYAYIFEDAGNRVVFSGDLGQPEALFAHIRSLPPRPTCFYHDITFKEENTAHTYYKKLIPLVGDYHLYGYHCDPSQSPEDNPFPLVYHQPSMMVSAGLHQELSH from the coding sequence ATGAAATTCAGATTTTTAGGCACCGGCGGAGCCTTTGACACGGACTATGGAAATTCGGCGGCGATAGTCTCTTTTAAAGGGAAAAGCATCCTGCTGGACTGTGGTTTCACGGTCTACCCTACCCTGCGCCAGCATGAACTTACGCGCACCATAGAATACATTCTCATTACCCATTTGCACAATGACCACACGGGCAGCCTGGCCAATGTGCTGTTGCACTGCCATTTCTTCAATAAAAACTGCCGGCCTGTAATTCTCTACCCAGATGATGATTTCAGGAGTGAGCTGTATGAGTTTTTGCGGCTGCAGTTGCAGAAGCCAGAACAGTACGCAGATTTTATGCCCCTCTCAGAAATGCCCGGCATCACGGCCGTAGACACGTTTGGCCAGCACGCCGAAAACTACCAGACCTACGCCTACATCTTTGAGGACGCCGGCAACCGCGTGGTTTTTTCGGGGGATTTAGGTCAGCCTGAGGCTTTGTTTGCCCACATCAGAAGCCTGCCACCACGCCCTACCTGCTTTTACCATGACATCACCTTCAAAGAGGAGAACACGGCGCACACGTATTATAAAAAGCTGATTCCGTTGGTAGGCGATTACCACCTGTATGGGTATCACTGTGATCCCAGCCAAAGTCCAGAAGACAATCCTTTTCCCTTGGTCTACCACCAGCCCAGCATGATGGTCTCGGCGGGCCTGCACCAAGAGCTGAGCCATTAA
- a CDS encoding TonB-dependent receptor — MRPFLALFSVVLFLGFYQAQAQSVGRITGVVRDRNTQEPIIGATVSLEGTTLGVATDGQGRYRLESVPTGSYNLKATYLGYEPVTRFNIPVTSGNALTLNLDLAPSQTQLQAVDISVDRSIRVATVETPLSVQSLSSEEIKSNPGGNFDISRVIQTLPGVAGAGSTGAGFRNDIVIRGGGPGENVFFLDGIEIPVINHFSTQGSSGGPQGILNVSFIEDVTLSTSAFDAKYDNALSSVFQFKQRDGNPDRLQGNVRLSATEVAGTLEGPLAPKTTFLASARRSYLQLLFKAIDLPIRPNYWDFQYKVTHQLNAKTTITALGLGAIDEFSFAVPKESSPEKEYALRSNPLINQWNYTTGISVKRSLENGFVQVSLSRNVFENRLDRFEDAQYGDESRRVLKARSQERENKLRLDVNKFVGGWKFSYGAIGQYVGYDNAFFSQIRQEVRDQNGTVVQPRVVLDFNTDLDFFRYGFYGHTSKSFLQDKLSLSLGVRTDMNSFTTDGNNPLETLSPRLSASYALTERWKLNGSVGTYYRLPVYTVLGYKDADGTYANQGSDYLKSTHYVAGVEFLPSIANRLTVEGFYKRYGNYPVSLRDGVSLANQGIEFGAIGNEAVASVGKGRAYGAEFFFQQKLTRGLYGSVSYTLVRSEFTGLDNENYIASAWDNRHLVSGLLGWQFGKNWELGGKYRFAGGSPYTPFDLQASQQNYASLGTGLLDYDRLNTLRLRSFQQLDVRLDKKWNYKRTTLDVYIDIQNIFRFKGPSLPQYTFQRNADNTGFATTDGQPLQPNGANAIPLILNEDEVTFLPSFGFVFEF, encoded by the coding sequence ATGAGACCCTTCCTAGCCCTATTTTCAGTTGTTCTTTTTCTGGGTTTTTATCAGGCGCAGGCCCAGAGCGTGGGCAGAATCACGGGCGTAGTGCGGGACCGGAATACCCAGGAGCCCATCATTGGCGCCACGGTAAGTTTAGAGGGAACTACGCTGGGGGTGGCCACAGATGGGCAGGGCCGGTACAGACTGGAGAGCGTGCCCACGGGCAGTTACAACCTCAAGGCCACGTATTTGGGCTATGAACCGGTCACACGTTTCAATATACCCGTGACATCGGGCAACGCCTTGACCTTGAACCTGGACTTGGCGCCCAGCCAGACACAGTTGCAAGCGGTAGACATCTCAGTAGACAGGTCTATACGGGTAGCCACGGTAGAGACGCCTTTGTCCGTACAGAGTTTGAGCAGTGAGGAGATTAAAAGCAACCCGGGTGGGAATTTCGATATATCAAGGGTGATCCAGACCTTGCCGGGCGTGGCCGGGGCAGGGAGTACGGGGGCTGGTTTCAGGAATGACATTGTGATTAGGGGCGGAGGCCCCGGCGAGAACGTCTTTTTTCTGGACGGCATTGAGATACCCGTGATCAACCACTTTTCTACGCAGGGCAGTAGCGGTGGTCCGCAGGGTATTTTGAACGTGTCCTTTATTGAGGACGTGACCCTGAGCACCAGCGCCTTTGACGCCAAGTATGACAATGCCCTGTCCAGCGTGTTCCAGTTCAAACAGCGCGACGGCAACCCAGACCGCCTGCAAGGCAACGTGCGCCTGAGCGCCACCGAGGTAGCCGGCACGCTGGAAGGTCCGTTGGCGCCCAAGACCACGTTTCTGGCTTCGGCCCGCCGGTCCTATTTGCAGTTGCTGTTCAAAGCCATTGACCTGCCCATCAGGCCTAATTACTGGGATTTTCAGTACAAGGTCACGCACCAGCTAAACGCCAAAACCACCATAACGGCGCTGGGCCTTGGGGCCATTGACGAATTCAGTTTTGCCGTGCCCAAGGAATCCTCGCCGGAAAAAGAATACGCCTTGCGGTCCAATCCGCTTATCAACCAGTGGAACTACACCACGGGCATAAGTGTGAAACGCTCCTTAGAAAACGGCTTTGTGCAGGTGTCTCTGAGCCGAAACGTGTTTGAAAACCGGCTGGACCGTTTTGAGGACGCGCAGTACGGAGACGAATCCAGAAGAGTGCTCAAGGCGCGGTCGCAGGAGAGAGAGAACAAACTACGCCTGGACGTGAACAAGTTTGTGGGCGGTTGGAAGTTCTCTTACGGGGCCATTGGGCAGTACGTGGGCTATGACAACGCTTTCTTCAGCCAGATACGGCAGGAGGTGCGCGACCAGAACGGCACTGTGGTACAGCCCCGCGTAGTCCTGGACTTCAATACTGATTTGGATTTCTTCCGCTACGGGTTTTACGGCCATACGTCCAAGAGCTTTCTGCAAGACAAACTGAGCCTTTCCCTAGGCGTGCGCACAGATATGAACTCGTTCACTACGGATGGCAACAATCCGCTGGAGACGCTGTCCCCGCGCCTGTCTGCGTCCTATGCACTGACGGAACGCTGGAAACTGAACGGATCTGTAGGCACGTATTACCGTCTGCCCGTCTACACGGTGCTGGGTTATAAAGACGCCGATGGCACCTACGCCAACCAAGGCAGCGATTATCTCAAGTCCACGCACTACGTAGCGGGCGTGGAGTTTCTGCCGTCCATTGCCAACCGCCTCACCGTGGAAGGTTTTTACAAGCGCTACGGCAATTACCCGGTTTCTTTGCGTGACGGGGTTTCCCTGGCCAACCAAGGCATTGAGTTCGGAGCTATAGGAAACGAGGCCGTGGCCAGCGTGGGCAAAGGCCGGGCGTACGGCGCCGAATTTTTCTTCCAGCAGAAGCTGACCCGCGGACTCTATGGCTCCGTTTCTTATACCTTGGTGCGCAGTGAATTCACAGGGCTGGACAACGAGAACTACATCGCCTCGGCGTGGGATAACCGGCATTTGGTGTCTGGGTTGCTGGGCTGGCAGTTTGGCAAGAACTGGGAACTGGGCGGGAAGTATCGGTTTGCCGGTGGTTCACCGTACACGCCCTTTGACCTGCAAGCCTCGCAACAGAACTACGCCTCGCTGGGCACTGGTCTGCTGGACTATGACCGCCTGAACACCCTTCGCCTGCGCTCTTTCCAACAACTGGACGTGCGCCTGGACAAGAAGTGGAACTACAAACGCACCACTTTGGACGTGTACATAGACATTCAAAACATCTTTAGGTTCAAAGGCCCGTCTTTACCGCAATACACGTTCCAGCGCAACGCAGACAACACCGGTTTTGCCACCACAGACGGCCAACCCCTGCAACCCAACGGGGCCAACGCCATTCCGTTGATTTTAAATGAGGATGAGGTGACGTTTCTGCCCAGCTTCGGGTTTGTGTTTGAGTTTTAG
- the nth gene encoding endonuclease III: MSQLAHMLPPKEKAWQVHLRLNEVFGLLPTYPRQDPMRELISTMLSHRTTHANEEKAYSQMLERFPSWQQVMDAPVEELADALSPAEFPGAKAVNIQKTLRIIQQTHPDFNLAFLEQMDVSPAMDWLMALPGVGLKTATLVLLFNFHKPVLPVDTHVHRISQRVGLIGAKVTHDKAHAILLEMFPPDADVLYNFHRHMLKHGQKVCTFRYPKCGSCALQNLCNYYEEVRSKGIDL; the protein is encoded by the coding sequence ATGTCGCAACTGGCCCACATGCTCCCGCCCAAAGAGAAAGCTTGGCAGGTACACCTACGGTTAAACGAGGTTTTTGGACTTCTGCCCACCTACCCCCGGCAGGACCCCATGCGTGAACTCATCTCTACCATGCTCTCACATAGGACCACGCACGCCAATGAGGAAAAGGCCTATTCCCAGATGCTGGAGCGGTTCCCAAGCTGGCAACAGGTCATGGATGCGCCCGTAGAGGAGTTGGCAGATGCATTGTCACCAGCTGAGTTTCCGGGCGCCAAGGCCGTCAACATCCAGAAGACCTTACGCATCATTCAGCAGACCCACCCAGACTTTAATTTGGCTTTTCTGGAGCAGATGGATGTGTCCCCCGCTATGGACTGGCTCATGGCCTTGCCGGGCGTTGGGCTGAAAACGGCCACGCTGGTCCTACTCTTCAACTTTCATAAGCCGGTCTTGCCCGTAGACACGCACGTGCACCGCATCAGTCAGCGGGTGGGATTGATTGGCGCTAAGGTGACCCATGACAAAGCCCACGCCATTCTGCTGGAGATGTTTCCGCCAGACGCCGATGTACTCTACAATTTTCACCGGCACATGCTCAAACACGGTCAGAAAGTGTGCACCTTCCGGTATCCTAAGTGCGGGTCTTGCGCCCTGCAGAATCTCTGCAATTATTATGAAGAGGTGCGAAGCAAAGGCATTGACCTGTAA
- a CDS encoding DUF2238 domain-containing protein, producing MAFSFALDPEHRHFRKNPLLIFYVLVFLGYWAYTGFNTPDLNNWWLENTLTFTAIILLVAFYKHFRFSDASYTCIFLFMMLHVYGSQYTYSENPFGYWVKDELDLARNHYDRLVHFSFGFLLAYPMYELFRRLTKMRLLFALLLPIELTISLGAFYELIEWAVADIFFPAQGMAYLGTQGDIWDAQKDIAIAMFGAMLTMGTVFLSNRFSPN from the coding sequence ATGGCTTTTTCGTTTGCCCTTGACCCTGAGCATAGACATTTCAGGAAGAACCCACTGCTTATCTTTTATGTACTTGTCTTCCTGGGTTACTGGGCCTACACCGGTTTTAACACCCCAGATCTGAACAACTGGTGGTTGGAAAACACGCTCACGTTCACGGCTATCATTCTGCTGGTGGCGTTTTACAAGCACTTTAGGTTCTCAGACGCCAGCTACACCTGCATCTTCCTGTTCATGATGCTGCACGTGTATGGCAGCCAGTACACGTACTCAGAGAATCCGTTTGGGTATTGGGTAAAAGACGAATTGGACTTGGCCCGAAACCACTATGACCGGCTGGTGCATTTTAGCTTCGGGTTTCTGTTGGCCTACCCTATGTATGAGCTGTTTAGACGCCTGACCAAGATGCGCCTGCTGTTTGCCTTGCTGCTGCCCATTGAATTGACCATTAGCCTGGGCGCTTTCTATGAACTGATTGAATGGGCCGTAGCCGACATCTTTTTCCCGGCGCAGGGCATGGCCTACCTAGGCACCCAAGGCGATATCTGGGATGCTCAGAAAGACATTGCCATTGCCATGTTTGGGGCTATGCTCACCATGGGTACCGTTTTCTTGAGCAATAGATTCTCCCCTAACTAA
- a CDS encoding radical SAM protein → MRLIHHPVLANYYVTYRCNAKCSFCDIWEKPSPYIELEDVKQNLKDLRRLGVNVVDFTGGEPLLHRQIDQFLGTAQEMGFITTLTTNGMLYPKWAERLKGKVDMLHFSLDSADKTEHDTGRGVACFDFVLESIQIAKSLGERPDILFTVFKHNLDQIERVYNDICLPNKLMLLLNPAFEYNQVETGDQLSEQELDYLVTFSKQKWVYLNEAFVKLRKDGGNHIDKPVCKAASTTLVISPENELVLPCYHLGAKTFPIQGQLYDLYKSKEVKELIALEGRLPACEGCTINCYMQPSFAVELNSYWWKALPSTLKYNLRKGTWKKMLS, encoded by the coding sequence ATGCGCTTAATCCATCATCCCGTTCTGGCCAATTATTACGTGACGTACCGGTGCAACGCCAAGTGCTCCTTCTGTGACATTTGGGAGAAGCCGTCGCCGTATATTGAGCTAGAGGATGTGAAGCAGAACCTGAAGGACCTGCGCCGACTGGGGGTGAACGTGGTGGATTTTACCGGTGGTGAACCCTTGTTGCATAGACAGATAGACCAGTTTTTGGGCACGGCACAGGAGATGGGCTTCATTACCACGCTCACCACCAACGGCATGCTCTACCCCAAATGGGCCGAGCGCCTGAAAGGCAAGGTGGATATGCTACACTTTTCCCTTGACTCCGCGGACAAGACCGAGCATGACACCGGAAGAGGCGTGGCTTGTTTTGATTTCGTGCTAGAGTCTATCCAAATAGCTAAATCCTTGGGTGAGCGTCCTGATATCCTGTTCACGGTTTTCAAACACAACCTTGACCAGATTGAGCGGGTGTATAATGATATTTGCCTACCCAATAAATTGATGTTGCTCTTGAACCCAGCCTTTGAGTACAACCAGGTAGAAACCGGCGACCAGCTGTCAGAACAGGAGCTGGATTACCTGGTCACCTTCAGCAAGCAGAAATGGGTGTACCTGAACGAGGCTTTTGTGAAACTGCGCAAGGACGGCGGGAATCATATTGACAAACCGGTCTGCAAAGCGGCCAGCACCACGCTGGTGATTTCGCCGGAAAACGAGTTGGTCTTGCCATGCTATCATCTGGGCGCTAAAACCTTTCCCATCCAAGGACAGTTGTATGACCTGTACAAATCCAAAGAAGTAAAAGAACTGATTGCCCTGGAAGGCCGACTGCCCGCCTGCGAAGGCTGTACCATCAACTGTTACATGCAACCCAGCTTTGCCGTGGAGCTGAACAGCTACTGGTGGAAGGCCCTGCCCAGCACCCTTAAGTACAACCTCCGCAAAGGCACCTGGAAGAAGATGCTGTCATAG
- a CDS encoding thioredoxin family protein has translation MALKRLWMFLLPLLLLVTMVQAQVLKPSSWSYDVSSTEVKVGEEVDLIFNAKIIPDWYLYSSDFDPDLGPMVTTFTFQKHPSFALVGKVKPMGPKKKYDDTWGGEYTYFTKTAQFRQRIKVLQPTLVLKGSYEYQVCSDVTGQCIPGEGDFNFTQIKVLPGAAPTITPATPTTTTGTEQTPATSALDKARSTSVSTSAGLASTTVDSLTATTPFPNKDIENSRAAQADKKADTATIAAPAVMGGGATAGGLPTETLWEFMLGAFLSGMIALLTPCVFPMVPMTVTFFTGGSASRGQAIMKALIYGLSIIAIYTLIGTLVAKLAGPEAANFLSTHWFPNLLFFAIFLFFAMSFLGMFEITLPHWLVNKADAQADKGGYYGVFFMAITLVLVSFSCTGPIVGSILVMSAGGETLKPIAGMFAYSLAFALPFTLFAIFPNWLSSLPKSGGWLNSVKVCLGFIELALALKFLSVADQVYHWRLLDREVYLALWIVIFALMGVYLLGKLKFSHDSDLPFLGVPRLLLAIATFSFVVYLIPGMFGAPLKALAGYLPPQSTIDFDLYSNRGTTAGGTTVSTLCETPKYAEFLELPHNLQGYFDLEQAKRCAEEQGKPIFIDFTGHGCVNCREMEANVWSDPEVLKRLRENFVIAALYVDDKTELPKNEWYTSTYDQKEKTTLGKKYADYQVTKFNVNAQPYYVLMDENENMLVKPVAYEKDVQKFIQFLDAGVAAYKAKQQAQ, from the coding sequence ATGGCATTAAAACGCCTGTGGATGTTCTTGCTTCCTTTGCTGCTTCTGGTGACAATGGTGCAGGCGCAAGTATTAAAACCGTCCAGCTGGAGCTATGACGTCTCCAGCACAGAGGTGAAAGTAGGCGAGGAGGTGGACCTTATTTTCAACGCGAAAATTATCCCTGACTGGTACCTCTACTCCTCTGACTTTGACCCGGACCTGGGCCCGATGGTGACCACGTTCACGTTCCAGAAGCACCCGTCTTTTGCGCTGGTGGGCAAGGTGAAACCCATGGGCCCGAAGAAAAAATACGATGACACCTGGGGCGGCGAATACACTTATTTTACCAAGACGGCCCAGTTCAGGCAGCGCATCAAAGTCTTGCAGCCCACCTTAGTCCTGAAAGGCAGCTATGAGTACCAGGTTTGTTCTGATGTGACCGGCCAGTGCATTCCCGGCGAAGGCGATTTCAACTTCACCCAGATAAAAGTCTTGCCGGGCGCCGCGCCTACTATAACCCCTGCGACTCCCACTACCACCACTGGTACTGAGCAAACACCTGCGACGAGTGCCTTGGACAAAGCAAGAAGCACCTCTGTTTCTACTTCGGCGGGACTAGCTTCTACTACGGTGGATTCCTTGACTGCCACCACGCCTTTTCCCAACAAAGACATAGAGAATTCCAGAGCAGCCCAAGCAGATAAGAAAGCTGATACTGCCACTATAGCAGCCCCTGCGGTCATGGGTGGTGGAGCCACTGCCGGCGGTTTGCCCACCGAAACGCTTTGGGAGTTCATGCTGGGTGCGTTCCTCTCTGGGATGATTGCCCTGCTTACGCCCTGCGTCTTCCCGATGGTGCCCATGACGGTAACCTTCTTTACTGGCGGCAGCGCTAGCCGCGGACAAGCCATCATGAAAGCCTTGATTTACGGCTTGTCCATCATTGCTATTTATACCTTAATCGGGACGCTGGTGGCCAAACTGGCCGGGCCCGAGGCCGCCAATTTCCTGAGTACGCACTGGTTCCCTAACCTGCTGTTCTTCGCCATTTTCCTGTTTTTTGCCATGTCTTTCCTGGGCATGTTTGAGATTACCCTCCCGCATTGGCTGGTGAACAAGGCAGATGCGCAGGCAGACAAAGGCGGCTATTACGGTGTGTTTTTCATGGCCATCACGCTGGTGCTGGTGTCATTTTCCTGCACCGGCCCCATTGTAGGTTCTATCCTGGTAATGTCGGCGGGCGGCGAGACGCTTAAGCCCATTGCCGGCATGTTCGCGTATTCCCTGGCCTTTGCCTTGCCATTTACCTTGTTTGCTATCTTCCCGAACTGGCTGAGCAGCCTGCCCAAGTCTGGGGGTTGGTTGAACTCCGTGAAAGTGTGTCTGGGCTTTATTGAACTGGCGCTGGCGCTTAAGTTCTTGAGCGTAGCCGACCAAGTCTACCACTGGCGCTTGCTGGACCGCGAGGTGTATCTGGCGCTTTGGATAGTGATTTTCGCGCTGATGGGCGTGTACCTGTTGGGCAAACTCAAGTTCTCCCATGATTCAGACTTGCCGTTTTTAGGCGTGCCGAGGCTGTTGTTGGCCATTGCCACGTTTTCGTTTGTAGTTTACTTAATCCCTGGCATGTTTGGTGCGCCTTTGAAAGCCCTAGCCGGTTACCTGCCGCCGCAGTCTACCATAGACTTTGACCTGTATTCCAATAGAGGCACCACTGCTGGCGGAACGACGGTTTCTACCTTATGCGAGACACCCAAATACGCCGAGTTTCTAGAACTGCCGCACAATTTGCAAGGTTATTTTGACCTGGAGCAAGCCAAGCGTTGCGCCGAGGAGCAGGGCAAGCCCATCTTCATTGACTTCACGGGCCACGGCTGCGTGAACTGCCGTGAGATGGAGGCTAACGTCTGGTCGGACCCCGAGGTTCTGAAACGCCTGCGGGAGAACTTCGTGATTGCCGCGCTCTATGTAGATGACAAAACCGAACTCCCTAAAAACGAGTGGTACACCAGCACCTACGACCAGAAGGAGAAAACCACCCTCGGTAAAAAATACGCCGATTACCAGGTGACCAAGTTCAACGTGAACGCCCAGCCGTATTACGTGCTCATGGACGAGAACGAGAACATGCTGGTAAAACCGGTGGCCTATGAGAAAGACGTCCAGAAGTTCATTCAATTCTTAGACGCCGGCGTAGCCGCTTACAAAGCCAAGCAACAGGCGCAATAA
- a CDS encoding NUDIX hydrolase, translated as MTTPQPWIILKSETVFKHRWYNLRQDTVQLPNGLILDDYFVSVRPAGALVFPVTADGQVIFVRQYKHAAGKILLELPGGMFDAETEDPSEAAAREFYEETGYSVASISPIGILYDNPTKDTSQVHLFIAHGAQLTGAPEWDVTECVEVVPIPLAEVMPKIMAGEIQVSCSVSLCFMALQHLQKTVF; from the coding sequence ATGACCACGCCCCAACCCTGGATTATCCTAAAATCTGAGACTGTTTTCAAGCACCGCTGGTACAACCTGCGCCAAGACACGGTGCAGCTGCCCAACGGCCTAATTCTCGATGATTATTTTGTAAGCGTACGGCCGGCGGGGGCGCTGGTGTTTCCGGTAACCGCAGATGGCCAGGTGATTTTTGTGCGCCAGTACAAGCACGCGGCCGGCAAGATTCTGTTGGAGCTGCCCGGTGGCATGTTTGACGCAGAAACCGAAGACCCCAGTGAGGCTGCCGCCCGTGAGTTTTATGAAGAAACTGGGTACAGTGTAGCGTCCATTTCTCCTATTGGCATTCTCTATGACAACCCCACCAAAGACACCAGCCAGGTACACTTATTCATAGCGCATGGTGCCCAGCTCACCGGTGCCCCAGAGTGGGACGTGACCGAATGCGTGGAGGTGGTGCCTATTCCGTTGGCAGAGGTCATGCCTAAAATTATGGCTGGCGAGATTCAGGTGTCTTGCTCTGTGTCTTTGTGTTTTATGGCCTTGCAGCACTTGCAAAAAACTGTGTTTTAA
- a CDS encoding hemolysin family protein → MILNIFLTLFLVALNGFFVAAEFALVKVRASQIELRAQAGNNLAKIAFHMIGHLDAYLSATQLGITLASLGLGWIGEGVVSEIIIAIMHAAGFNPDPVLAHKIALPISFAVITVLHIVFGELAPKSLAIQRPESTTLAVAVPLRIVYYVLLPFIWVLNGLSNFILKRVGITPMHGSEVHTAEELRLLFEQSAESGEIGDSQQQLMENVFEFNERMVKQIMVPRTKLVALDLESTEDEIFKVVFNEGYTRMPVYRDTIDNIVGILYVKDLLVVLRAGEQVSLEKLMRSAYYVPETKKISRLLKDFQRNRMHIAVVSDEFGGTSGIVTIEDIIEELVGEIQDEYDEEVPLIEKTGDFEYKVNTSVSIQDANDDLPYPLPEGEDYETVGGYLNMIYGRIPEIGDTVVHGVYEFKILEKTERNVESVLLTVTEDKRDDIL, encoded by the coding sequence ATGATCCTAAATATCTTCTTGACCTTGTTTCTGGTGGCGCTCAACGGCTTCTTTGTGGCCGCCGAATTTGCGTTGGTAAAAGTGCGCGCCTCCCAGATAGAACTACGTGCCCAAGCCGGAAACAATCTGGCTAAAATCGCTTTTCACATGATTGGCCATTTGGATGCCTACCTGTCAGCCACTCAGTTGGGTATTACACTAGCCTCCCTAGGCTTGGGTTGGATTGGCGAAGGCGTGGTTTCTGAGATCATCATTGCCATCATGCACGCGGCGGGCTTTAATCCTGACCCAGTTCTGGCCCATAAGATTGCGCTTCCTATCTCTTTTGCCGTCATCACCGTCCTGCACATTGTGTTCGGAGAGCTGGCGCCTAAGTCCCTGGCCATTCAGCGGCCAGAGTCCACCACCTTGGCCGTGGCCGTGCCCTTGCGGATTGTGTACTATGTACTGCTTCCCTTCATCTGGGTGTTGAATGGCCTTTCTAATTTTATCCTGAAGCGGGTGGGCATCACGCCCATGCACGGTTCTGAGGTGCACACCGCCGAGGAACTGCGCCTGCTCTTTGAGCAGTCCGCTGAGAGCGGTGAGATAGGCGACAGCCAGCAACAGCTCATGGAGAACGTCTTTGAGTTCAATGAGCGCATGGTCAAGCAGATCATGGTGCCCCGCACCAAACTGGTGGCCCTTGACCTGGAATCTACCGAGGACGAGATCTTCAAAGTGGTTTTCAACGAAGGCTACACCCGCATGCCCGTCTACCGCGACACCATTGACAACATTGTGGGCATTCTCTATGTGAAGGACCTTCTGGTAGTACTGCGCGCCGGCGAACAGGTGAGCCTAGAGAAACTTATGCGCTCTGCGTACTACGTACCGGAGACCAAGAAAATCAGCCGCTTGCTCAAGGATTTCCAGCGTAACCGGATGCACATTGCTGTGGTGTCAGATGAGTTTGGCGGCACCTCGGGTATTGTCACCATTGAAGATATCATTGAAGAGCTGGTAGGTGAGATTCAGGATGAGTACGATGAAGAGGTTCCGCTTATTGAAAAGACCGGCGACTTTGAGTACAAGGTTAATACCTCTGTATCCATCCAAGATGCCAATGATGACCTGCCCTACCCCCTACCCGAAGGCGAAGACTATGAAACCGTGGGCGGCTACCTGAACATGATTTACGGCCGCATCCCAGAGATTGGCGACACCGTAGTGCACGGCGTCTACGAGTTCAAGATTCTGGAAAAGACCGAGCGCAACGTAGAGTCCGTCCTCCTCACCGTCACCGAGGACAAGCGCGACGATATCTTGTAA